Proteins co-encoded in one Opitutales bacterium genomic window:
- a CDS encoding phosphoribosylanthranilate isomerase yields the protein MSREVAVKVCGMTREADIEHALKLGAAYIGIIVYRKSKRCVSLERAEGLLEHIPEGKRVVVDVNAGTDDLEHYRDAGFDFFQIHADYEIGLASLAGWAGIVSPEKLWIAPRVPPLEPFPQVVLEFADTVLTDTYSKDAHGGTGKTGDWERFNTWQALYNHKRWILAGGLNPDNIIAARDETAADVLDVNSGVEMEPGVKDLQLLETLFERLRS from the coding sequence ATGAGTAGGGAAGTGGCAGTCAAGGTGTGTGGTATGACGCGCGAGGCGGATATTGAGCACGCGCTTAAGCTTGGGGCCGCATACATCGGTATCATCGTTTATCGAAAGTCGAAACGGTGTGTGTCTTTGGAGCGCGCTGAGGGTTTATTGGAGCATATACCCGAGGGGAAGCGCGTGGTCGTTGACGTGAACGCTGGGACGGATGATCTCGAGCATTATCGCGATGCTGGATTCGATTTTTTCCAAATCCATGCAGACTACGAGATCGGACTCGCATCTCTCGCGGGATGGGCGGGTATTGTGAGTCCAGAAAAACTCTGGATAGCGCCGCGCGTGCCGCCCCTGGAGCCTTTCCCGCAGGTGGTCCTAGAATTTGCTGACACAGTCCTCACCGATACCTACTCCAAAGACGCACATGGCGGGACGGGTAAAACAGGGGATTGGGAGCGATTTAACACATGGCAGGCTCTCTATAATCACAAACGCTGGATTCTCGCCGGCGGCCTCAATCCCGACAATATTATCGCAGCTCGAGACGAGACGGCTGCCGATGTTCTTGACGTGAATAGTGGTGTCGAGATGGAACCGGGTGTCAAAGATCTACAGCTCCTTGAGACCCTCTTCGAGCGACTGCGTTCGTAA
- a CDS encoding glycosyltransferase family 4 protein, whose protein sequence is MRSDPQQLVGAIDVSHTSHTTSNTGIQRVARNLSRELRRYVADLDLLTFDLFQSRWRSLNSKEMNCLHPTGQVRPSSRRRPRWTGRQKLFGLFQRYRVDWFQKRPRVDFVLFPEIYSEKVQAEMARIRSSSSAACYAIFHDAIAWKFPEWATSKTAIRYPNYMDSLLDMDGVIAVSEASLADLESFWRSRGVSESSWPRRTVVYLGADNSNEAVRQVRGKRPIVTCVATLEPRKNHLALLSGAAYLWEEGHDFELRLVGGLRREDGEEIVDAIGRFQERGYPLRWDGVVSDQEVEQAYAEADFVAYPSLYEGYGLPVIEAMVHGKPVLTTPCGSLSEVVAAGGCHVLRDTSASAIADGLREMLTDSALRARLGEEVVQRKLRTWEACAADIIDFIGGAEN, encoded by the coding sequence ATGCGCTCGGATCCTCAACAGCTCGTTGGTGCCATCGATGTTTCTCACACGTCGCACACAACGAGTAATACGGGTATACAGCGTGTTGCACGCAATCTGTCACGCGAGCTAAGGAGGTATGTCGCCGATCTCGATCTGCTCACATTTGACCTCTTCCAGTCACGTTGGCGCAGTTTAAATTCAAAGGAAATGAATTGCTTGCACCCGACCGGACAGGTGCGACCGAGTTCACGTCGTCGTCCCCGATGGACAGGGAGGCAGAAACTCTTCGGCTTATTTCAGCGATATCGTGTGGATTGGTTCCAGAAGCGTCCGCGTGTCGATTTTGTCTTATTCCCGGAGATTTACTCGGAGAAGGTTCAAGCCGAGATGGCGCGGATTCGTTCGTCAAGTTCAGCAGCCTGCTATGCTATTTTTCACGATGCGATCGCTTGGAAATTTCCCGAATGGGCGACGTCCAAAACAGCGATACGTTATCCGAACTATATGGATTCTCTCCTCGATATGGATGGAGTGATCGCCGTGAGTGAGGCTTCTTTGGCAGATCTCGAGTCATTTTGGCGTTCCAGAGGTGTTTCTGAGTCTTCCTGGCCACGCAGGACGGTCGTTTATCTGGGTGCTGATAATTCAAACGAGGCAGTCCGTCAGGTGCGTGGCAAACGCCCTATTGTTACCTGCGTTGCGACGCTTGAACCGCGCAAGAATCACTTGGCTTTGCTCTCTGGCGCGGCCTACCTCTGGGAGGAGGGCCATGATTTCGAACTGCGTTTGGTTGGAGGATTACGCCGGGAGGACGGTGAGGAAATCGTCGATGCTATTGGGCGTTTTCAGGAACGAGGTTACCCCTTGAGATGGGATGGCGTCGTCTCTGACCAGGAGGTCGAACAAGCCTATGCCGAGGCGGATTTTGTGGCATATCCATCACTGTATGAAGGCTATGGTTTGCCAGTCATCGAGGCCATGGTGCACGGCAAACCTGTGCTCACAACGCCTTGTGGCTCTTTGAGTGAAGTCGTGGCTGCGGGCGGCTGTCACGTATTGCGCGATACTTCGGCTTCAGCAATTGCCGATGGGCTCCGAGAGATGCTGACTGACTCGGCGTTGCGCGCGCGCCTCGGTGAAGAAGTCGTACAAAGAAAGCTGCGCACTTGGGAAGCGTGCGCAGCAGATATAATCGACTTTATCGGCGGGGCTGAAAACTAG
- a CDS encoding phytanoyl-CoA dioxygenase family protein produces the protein MKTHLTADEWAQYEQEGYLVLKALITPDWIERLQNRIDAIMLGKADTDYDSLLMQLDSENGEYDSAGKQSSGFKGATRNYRKIQELEWDAEFLNLMRHPLFEDACNRAYANSDVSCYRAMFMNKPAKRGTFLPFHQDRWNFLDRDQELTVWVALDPATRENGCVQVIPRTHRELINPSHASGFLTDGQAAEFAPEEKRVYVELEAGDVVLLHNHLIHGSDRNHSSQSRRAFSACFMDSTTRHLKNQLKTYPVIFGENAIQAKTRETTLSQS, from the coding sequence ATGAAAACTCACCTCACTGCAGACGAATGGGCTCAGTATGAACAAGAGGGCTATCTCGTCCTCAAGGCTTTAATTACTCCAGACTGGATCGAGCGTCTTCAGAACCGCATCGACGCCATTATGCTTGGAAAGGCCGATACAGACTATGATTCATTATTAATGCAGCTAGACAGCGAAAATGGTGAATACGACAGCGCCGGAAAGCAGTCATCAGGATTCAAGGGTGCAACCAGAAACTACCGTAAAATCCAGGAACTTGAGTGGGATGCCGAATTTCTGAATCTGATGCGTCATCCGCTGTTTGAGGATGCCTGCAACCGCGCTTATGCGAATTCCGACGTAAGCTGTTACCGAGCGATGTTTATGAACAAACCAGCAAAACGCGGCACCTTTCTTCCCTTTCACCAAGACCGTTGGAATTTCCTCGACCGTGACCAAGAACTGACAGTTTGGGTAGCATTGGACCCAGCGACGCGAGAAAACGGGTGCGTTCAGGTGATCCCCAGAACCCATCGGGAATTGATAAACCCATCACACGCTAGCGGATTTCTAACAGACGGGCAGGCCGCTGAGTTTGCGCCAGAAGAAAAACGAGTTTATGTCGAGCTTGAGGCGGGGGACGTCGTCCTCCTACACAATCACCTAATTCACGGCTCCGACCGAAACCACTCCTCCCAGTCTCGCCGCGCGTTTAGTGCGTGCTTTATGGACAGCACGACACGACACTTGAAAAACCAATTAAAGACCTACCCCGTGATCTTTGGTGAAAACGCGATTCAAGCCAAAACAAGGGAAACTACTCTGTCTCAGTCTTGA
- the cobA gene encoding uroporphyrinogen-III C-methyltransferase — MTQLPPISYAPGKVFLVGAGPGDPGLVTLQARALIERCDVLVFDYLVNPVIHNWASEDCEHIDVGKSPGLKKSAVQAEIESILVDRALQGKMVVRLKGGDPFIFGRGGEEIEALLAADIPFEVVPGVTASFGAAAYTGIPLTDRRFSGSVTLVTGHESPDSDTLRVDFSSIVKGGGTLAVYMGVSTLPRIVEQLIEGGCSGDTPVAVVQWATYAYQRRVFGTVDSIAGVVEGAGIASPSVILIGNVVSQAERYNWFSTGPLADKRVVVTRATDQASELSSRLASLGAEVLEIPMIQTRAETDPASVSEVFAGIANYEWIVFTSPNGARYFFDLFFRAFEDLRSFGGMRIACIGQATAREVDPYHLAVDLIPEKAVAESLADALVATDSLDSANVLVVTGNRNRETLVESLEQEGRAIVDTLQVYATDLIDLLNNKAVQSYCENGADYVLFTSSSTAKAWARNAEQLERAPGSTPPKHVSMGKITSNALANNDLPIDLQAENSSLDALIEVLIEDVES; from the coding sequence GTGACTCAATTGCCTCCTATTTCTTACGCTCCTGGAAAAGTATTTCTAGTAGGCGCTGGCCCCGGTGATCCTGGACTAGTGACCCTGCAAGCACGTGCCCTCATCGAGCGCTGTGATGTGCTTGTCTTCGATTACTTGGTCAATCCGGTGATTCACAACTGGGCCTCCGAAGACTGCGAGCACATTGATGTGGGGAAAAGTCCGGGGCTCAAGAAGTCTGCGGTTCAGGCTGAGATCGAATCGATCTTGGTGGATCGGGCGCTTCAGGGCAAGATGGTGGTGCGACTCAAAGGCGGGGATCCGTTTATCTTCGGGCGCGGAGGTGAAGAGATCGAGGCGCTCTTGGCGGCCGATATACCTTTTGAAGTCGTGCCTGGCGTGACTGCATCGTTTGGTGCTGCCGCTTATACGGGTATTCCCCTGACAGACCGACGTTTTAGTGGGAGTGTGACTTTGGTGACTGGGCACGAATCTCCGGATAGTGATACCCTGCGAGTAGATTTTAGCAGTATAGTGAAGGGCGGGGGTACCTTGGCGGTCTATATGGGTGTGTCTACGCTACCACGCATTGTGGAACAATTGATCGAGGGCGGCTGTTCAGGTGACACGCCTGTCGCTGTTGTGCAATGGGCGACTTACGCCTATCAGCGACGAGTCTTCGGGACCGTCGACTCGATTGCCGGTGTCGTTGAAGGCGCGGGCATAGCCAGCCCGTCGGTAATTCTTATTGGCAACGTTGTATCCCAGGCAGAACGCTACAATTGGTTCAGCACTGGACCTTTAGCTGACAAACGTGTCGTGGTGACGCGCGCAACTGACCAGGCTAGTGAGTTGAGCAGCCGCTTGGCGAGTCTCGGTGCCGAGGTACTTGAAATTCCGATGATTCAGACCCGCGCTGAGACAGACCCAGCCAGCGTGAGTGAAGTGTTTGCCGGAATCGCAAATTATGAGTGGATCGTCTTCACGAGCCCGAATGGTGCACGCTACTTTTTTGATCTATTCTTCCGTGCTTTTGAGGACCTACGGAGTTTTGGAGGGATGCGTATTGCCTGTATTGGTCAAGCAACTGCGCGTGAGGTGGACCCTTATCACTTAGCTGTAGATCTAATTCCCGAAAAAGCTGTGGCGGAAAGCCTAGCAGACGCCCTCGTCGCCACGGATAGTCTGGACAGTGCTAATGTCTTAGTAGTTACGGGAAACCGAAATCGCGAGACGCTCGTTGAGTCTTTAGAGCAAGAGGGCAGGGCTATTGTGGACACGCTCCAAGTCTATGCTACTGATCTGATAGACTTGTTGAATAACAAAGCCGTGCAGTCGTATTGTGAAAATGGGGCGGATTATGTGCTCTTCACGAGTTCGAGTACTGCTAAGGCTTGGGCAAGAAACGCCGAACAACTGGAGCGCGCGCCGGGTTCTACACCTCCCAAACATGTCTCTATGGGCAAAATCACCTCGAATGCGCTGGCGAATAATGATTTGCCCATCGATTTGCAGGCCGAGAATTCTAGCTTGGATGCATTGATTGAGGTATTGATCGAGGATGTCGAATCATGA
- a CDS encoding AraC family transcriptional regulator, producing the protein MPQRPDYLSNYLEGSLTDQIALVLRSYSIDPISTCYWYNEAPWDLDWRTLGRTFFLIPVAGELELFLDGHPTLVASPGSCIVIPPGVRHALRLKDGHAKLEQISIHCHIRDSFGRSLLSRVAARVAKFPDASFDTWIARFRTATHLFDKALEEGLLLLKYTMGLLLINLFKSEQEGWSLSKQIAYIDPRIASVIEEVNRDPLEHYTVDQLAEAQQLTPTQFRKLFKQHMGTTPKIYLTRLKVDHASEQLRTTRLSIKEIAYECGFHHAHHFHSCFKKHIGKTPGEFRRGVIV; encoded by the coding sequence GTGCCGCAAAGACCTGATTACCTATCTAACTATCTCGAAGGCTCACTCACGGATCAGATTGCTTTGGTATTGCGTTCCTACTCTATCGATCCGATCTCGACCTGCTACTGGTATAATGAAGCGCCGTGGGACTTGGATTGGCGGACACTCGGAAGAACTTTTTTCCTCATTCCTGTAGCGGGAGAACTTGAATTGTTTTTAGATGGCCATCCGACCTTGGTCGCATCGCCTGGGAGTTGTATTGTTATTCCACCAGGCGTTCGGCACGCGTTGAGACTGAAAGACGGTCATGCTAAGCTCGAACAAATCTCTATTCATTGTCATATCCGTGATTCTTTTGGACGGTCCTTACTCAGTCGTGTGGCAGCACGAGTGGCCAAATTCCCAGACGCTTCATTCGATACTTGGATCGCTCGATTTCGAACTGCGACCCATCTCTTTGATAAAGCTCTAGAGGAAGGGCTCCTTTTGCTTAAATATACCATGGGTCTCTTACTCATTAATTTGTTCAAATCCGAACAAGAAGGCTGGTCTCTATCCAAGCAAATCGCATATATCGACCCGCGTATTGCATCTGTGATCGAAGAGGTGAACAGAGATCCGTTGGAGCATTATACTGTCGATCAGCTCGCCGAGGCCCAACAACTCACCCCGACGCAGTTCAGAAAGCTGTTTAAGCAGCATATGGGCACCACGCCTAAGATCTACCTCACTCGCCTGAAGGTGGATCATGCGAGTGAACAGCTCCGAACAACACGTCTAAGCATTAAAGAAATCGCTTATGAATGTGGTTTTCATCACGCCCATCATTTTCATAGCTGTTTCAAGAAACATATTGGCAAGACTCCGGGTGAATTTCGTCGTGGTGTAATCGTTTAG
- the sufT gene encoding putative Fe-S cluster assembly protein SufT encodes MTDERILSRDIEATLIPQGDPFTLPESTRVVITHRLGGNFTIMSDHGMYRVSSEYADALGEEVVADAVEEGEADGPPSNDKIWEQLRKVYDPEIPVNIVDLGLVYNMEVSEAGDAYTVHVDMTLTAPGCGMGPTIAEDARTKIMALASVSDATVEIVWDPVWNQDMISEEGKMMLGLV; translated from the coding sequence ATGACTGACGAACGTATCCTTTCACGCGATATTGAAGCCACCCTTATCCCTCAGGGAGATCCGTTTACACTTCCTGAAAGTACCCGCGTCGTGATTACCCACCGCTTGGGCGGAAATTTTACCATCATGAGCGACCATGGCATGTATCGCGTTTCTAGCGAATATGCCGACGCGCTCGGAGAAGAAGTCGTTGCCGATGCGGTGGAAGAAGGCGAAGCAGATGGTCCTCCCAGCAACGATAAGATTTGGGAGCAGCTGCGGAAGGTGTATGATCCTGAAATCCCCGTAAATATCGTAGACCTGGGCCTCGTCTACAATATGGAGGTGAGTGAGGCCGGCGACGCCTACACCGTGCATGTCGACATGACCCTCACGGCACCCGGCTGCGGAATGGGACCTACGATTGCAGAGGATGCCCGCACCAAAATCATGGCCCTAGCCAGTGTCTCCGACGCGACAGTAGAGATTGTTTGGGATCCGGTCTGGAACCAAGATATGATCTCTGAAGAGGGCAAGATGATGCTTGGGTTAGTCTGA